In Vibrio coralliilyticus, the following are encoded in one genomic region:
- a CDS encoding helix-turn-helix domain-containing protein, protein MKNNSEQLDILRDNIQFGLNKSKETKASLSRKTGVTRSTIYKILDGKVERVQTSTVERIANFFGTTCHIIQNESLEDLLSETPVVSVCGNKNPIAVPILSEMEFIQKSEYYIGDLVTDYPLTYHFSEGSNIVAIRVGQVLSNYFTKGNLLIIDRSNHNEKELSKLIVRGGALHSLPPNSSLLEGDFLFGVILEERFCV, encoded by the coding sequence ATGAAGAACAACAGTGAGCAACTGGACATACTCAGAGACAACATACAGTTTGGCCTAAATAAGAGTAAAGAAACTAAGGCGTCATTAAGTCGCAAAACTGGTGTTACGCGTTCGACTATCTATAAAATACTCGATGGCAAGGTTGAAAGAGTACAGACCTCGACGGTTGAACGAATTGCTAACTTCTTTGGAACAACCTGTCATATCATTCAAAATGAATCCCTAGAAGATCTTCTATCTGAAACACCTGTCGTGTCGGTATGCGGAAACAAGAACCCAATTGCTGTTCCGATTCTAAGTGAAATGGAGTTCATCCAGAAAAGTGAATATTACATCGGCGACCTAGTCACTGATTATCCCCTTACCTACCACTTTTCTGAAGGGAGTAACATCGTAGCGATTAGAGTGGGTCAGGTTTTGTCTAATTATTTTACCAAGGGCAATCTACTGATTATTGATCGTTCGAATCACAATGAAAAAGAGCTGAGTAAGCTCATTGTTCGCGGTGGTGCATTGCATTCTCTTCCCCCTAACTCTTCTCTCTTAGAAGGCGATTTTCTTTTTGGAGTAATACTCGAGGAACGTTTTTGTGTTTAA
- a CDS encoding queuosine precursor transporter codes for MFNKKYKLIGFNGAPEMMASVMIRGTGKVVNMPAKDLISSEVADDLNRNELVEVCKKVYSKSSFEGAYELEDRHESYWMSYSFLVLCLCSLFTLSNITGIKPVEIFNTGLIVPAAIFLYPISFIFVDILNEYFGLKLARKAIIQSTVVNAGILVLLYLSTTIPSIGPWQAMDEQYTSLVTSMTSVFLASLSSYFISENINAYVLNKIKIATQSRWLAIRVIASTSIASVVDSALFISIAFFNVLPNDVLFVMFLSQVTIKILYALFSVAPIYFARKLFSRLINVKELNNNDNL; via the coding sequence GTGTTTAATAAAAAATATAAATTGATTGGCTTTAATGGTGCCCCTGAAATGATGGCTAGCGTGATGATTCGGGGAACTGGAAAGGTCGTGAATATGCCCGCTAAAGATCTTATTTCCAGTGAAGTCGCTGATGATCTAAATCGAAATGAATTAGTTGAAGTATGTAAGAAAGTTTATTCAAAATCGAGCTTTGAAGGAGCATACGAGCTAGAGGACAGACATGAAAGTTATTGGATGAGCTACTCTTTTCTTGTACTGTGTCTGTGTTCTCTTTTTACATTGTCAAACATTACCGGAATTAAACCTGTAGAAATATTCAACACAGGCTTAATTGTACCTGCCGCAATATTTCTTTACCCAATTTCATTTATATTTGTTGATATATTAAACGAATACTTTGGTTTAAAGCTCGCCAGAAAAGCCATCATACAATCGACAGTGGTCAATGCTGGGATACTCGTTCTTCTCTATTTATCTACCACCATTCCTAGCATAGGTCCATGGCAAGCCATGGATGAGCAGTATACTTCGCTTGTTACGAGTATGACCTCAGTGTTCTTAGCTTCTTTAAGTTCTTACTTTATTTCTGAGAACATCAATGCTTACGTCCTGAACAAGATAAAGATCGCCACTCAATCTCGATGGCTTGCCATTCGAGTCATAGCAAGTACCAGTATCGCATCCGTTGTAGATAGCGCACTATTTATTAGTATTGCATTCTTTAATGTACTACCCAATGACGTACTTTTCGTTATGTTTCTCAGCCAGGTTACTATTAAGATCTTATATGCACTGTTCAGTGTCGCGCCAATTTATTTCGCAAGGAAATTGTTTTCCCGCTTAATCAACGTCAAGGAATTAAATAATAATGACAACCTATGA
- a CDS encoding aminotransferase-like domain-containing protein gives MSIYKQLANQFIEDIQHAKLCEGDKMPSLRQLSQQHSVSMSTAVSCYQELESQGWIQSRPQAGYFVAPRQHSHQTPELTQFVSTISTVRHFNSVHSELRGPLGVSSTANDEQAVTELERSFRRALRRMGDRLNHYPDVQGEPLLRQALSTHFSKVGVHFSACDLVITAGCMSAIKAAIESCTEQGDAIAISSPCFNGIIELLGQMARKIVEIPSLDDGIDLEQLEGHFRKRTVKAGIFCTSHMNPQGISMSAQQKQTLALLANQYQVPVIEDDVYLELSYSSHTPLPAKYYDQNGYILWCGSVSKSLSPSYRLGWCLPGRYMSIYQGRSGASSYGVSTPIQLAVADFIDSGQYAKQLRRRKQKLLSLRKDYLDYLITQLPNHIKISNPQGGMVLWIQAPGLDSKQLQSEIETQQIDIRLGHLFTTLDLYSDCVRINMGYPLEGRAKQDLDTLISLLIELSG, from the coding sequence ATGAGCATTTATAAGCAGTTAGCCAATCAATTCATTGAAGATATTCAACACGCTAAGCTGTGTGAAGGCGACAAAATGCCCTCTTTACGGCAGCTCTCACAGCAGCACTCTGTCAGTATGTCGACCGCCGTTAGTTGCTATCAGGAGCTGGAATCACAAGGCTGGATTCAGTCACGCCCTCAAGCGGGTTACTTCGTCGCACCTCGCCAGCACTCCCACCAGACACCTGAACTCACGCAGTTTGTCAGCACAATTTCAACAGTCCGCCACTTTAATTCTGTACATTCAGAACTGCGTGGTCCATTAGGTGTTTCCAGTACTGCTAATGATGAACAAGCCGTAACAGAGCTCGAACGCAGTTTTCGCCGAGCCTTGCGTCGAATGGGCGACCGACTCAACCACTATCCTGATGTTCAGGGAGAGCCTCTGCTGCGTCAGGCATTATCGACTCACTTTTCTAAAGTCGGCGTGCACTTTTCTGCCTGTGATCTTGTCATCACCGCGGGTTGTATGTCAGCGATAAAAGCGGCAATAGAGTCCTGTACCGAGCAAGGTGATGCCATCGCAATCAGTTCACCATGCTTTAACGGCATCATCGAATTACTTGGTCAGATGGCGCGAAAAATTGTCGAGATTCCCTCTTTAGACGACGGAATAGACTTAGAACAATTAGAAGGACACTTTAGGAAAAGGACTGTTAAAGCAGGGATTTTCTGTACTTCTCATATGAACCCTCAAGGAATCAGTATGTCAGCCCAGCAAAAGCAAACACTGGCTCTGCTAGCGAATCAGTACCAAGTTCCCGTGATTGAAGACGACGTTTACCTTGAGCTCTCCTACTCAAGCCATACTCCACTGCCAGCCAAATACTACGACCAAAATGGCTATATTCTCTGGTGTGGATCTGTTTCCAAAAGCCTCTCGCCCAGCTACCGGCTAGGTTGGTGCTTACCCGGACGCTATATGTCCATTTATCAAGGTAGGTCTGGCGCCAGTAGCTATGGGGTCTCGACACCTATTCAGCTTGCTGTCGCTGACTTTATTGACTCCGGCCAGTACGCCAAGCAACTCAGACGCAGAAAGCAAAAGCTACTTTCGCTAAGAAAAGACTATCTCGATTACCTGATCACTCAATTGCCTAATCACATAAAGATCAGCAACCCACAAGGCGGTATGGTACTTTGGATCCAAGCTCCGGGTTTGGACAGTAAACAGTTACAGAGTGAAATCGAAACTCAGCAAATTGATATTCGCCTTGGGCATCTCTTTACCACTCTCGATCTCTACTCTGACTGTGTGAGAATCAATATGGGTTACCCACTTGAAGGGCGTGCCAAACAGGATTTGGACACACTTATTAGTCTTTTGATTGAACTCTCAGGATGA
- the queF gene encoding NADPH-dependent 7-cyano-7-deazaguanine reductase QueF (Catalyzes the NADPH-dependent reduction of 7-cyano-7-deazaguanine (preQ0) to 7-aminomethyl-7-deazaguanine (preQ1) in queuosine biosynthesis): protein MTTYDKNLGKKSEYISQYQPELLDPIPRQKGRDEIKDLKVATHAGYDLWTAFEVSWLNNKGKPIVAIAEFIIPHTSNNLIESKSFKLYLNSFNQTRFESKDIVIEKMQSDLTNAAGAKVTVSFMDVDEPQQTSINKQFDCIDGLDITVDSFEYDADALCGSTVDEYVSESLCSHLLKSNCLVTNQPDWGSVYIRYTGAKINHESLLKYLISFREHNEFHEQCVERIYSDIKRCCAPEKLTVFARYTRRGGLDINPYRSDFESEICSGRNPRQ, encoded by the coding sequence ATGACAACCTATGATAAGAACCTAGGTAAAAAAAGCGAGTATATCTCTCAGTATCAACCTGAGTTACTCGACCCTATCCCAAGACAAAAAGGCAGAGATGAGATTAAAGACCTTAAGGTCGCTACTCATGCTGGGTATGACTTGTGGACGGCTTTTGAAGTTTCGTGGTTGAACAATAAAGGTAAACCGATCGTCGCAATCGCGGAGTTTATTATTCCTCATACGTCCAACAACTTGATTGAATCGAAGTCATTCAAATTGTATTTAAATAGCTTCAATCAAACACGTTTTGAGTCGAAAGATATTGTTATTGAAAAAATGCAGTCCGACTTAACTAATGCTGCTGGTGCTAAAGTGACGGTGTCATTTATGGATGTAGATGAACCGCAACAAACCTCAATAAATAAGCAATTTGATTGCATTGATGGTTTGGATATCACTGTTGACTCGTTTGAGTATGATGCGGATGCGCTATGCGGAAGCACAGTGGATGAGTATGTCTCTGAATCTTTATGTTCCCACCTTTTGAAATCGAACTGTTTGGTGACGAATCAGCCAGATTGGGGAAGCGTATACATCCGTTATACGGGAGCTAAAATCAATCATGAGAGCCTTCTGAAATATCTAATCTCATTTCGTGAACATAATGAGTTTCACGAGCAATGCGTTGAGCGCATCTATTCTGATATCAAACGATGCTGTGCCCCTGAAAAGCTGACAGTTTTTGCGAGATACACGCGACGAGGCGGTCTTGATATCAACCCTTATCGTAGCGACTTTGAAAGTGAAATTTGTTCGGGAAGAAACCCGAGACAGTAA
- a CDS encoding aminotransferase-like domain-containing protein has product MEIARSLQQISSSYIREILAAASDKNVISLAGGLPDESTFPIELMKPTLESLSSMPEVFQYGATAGYAPLLEFLTEYFELPETHSVMACTGSQQGLDLIARAYVNPGDKVVMEAPSYLGAMQVFGLVQADIVTVPQTEAGPDLHALEKSFAEQSPKMFYAVPDFHNPTGVCWTLETRQKVGALCEQYNVVLIEDAPYRELRFSGQAIPLVSDFCPQHSIVLRSFSKIASPGLRVGVVSGKSEYLEPLIKIKQGADLHSSVPMQALLLGLLKHQGFEQHIGTVRDLYQSRYEKLFAELQKQLPAGCEVKPVEGGMFIWVTLPSCDTFALAKALLGNGVAVVPSPVFYPNADEAKPALRLNYTNASPEELTVAVERLAKGLKASIREPELENV; this is encoded by the coding sequence ATGGAAATCGCTCGCTCCCTGCAACAAATCTCGTCGTCTTATATTCGTGAAATTCTCGCTGCTGCATCAGATAAAAATGTCATCTCGCTAGCGGGTGGTTTGCCAGATGAAAGTACATTTCCAATTGAACTAATGAAGCCGACACTAGAAAGCCTTTCATCAATGCCGGAAGTTTTCCAATACGGAGCAACCGCAGGTTACGCACCACTTTTAGAGTTCCTAACAGAGTATTTTGAGTTGCCAGAGACGCACTCAGTAATGGCGTGCACAGGATCGCAGCAAGGGCTAGATTTGATCGCTCGTGCTTATGTAAACCCAGGTGACAAAGTGGTCATGGAAGCACCTAGCTACCTTGGTGCGATGCAGGTGTTTGGTTTGGTTCAGGCGGATATTGTCACCGTACCTCAGACGGAAGCGGGTCCTGATTTACATGCACTTGAGAAGAGCTTCGCTGAACAGTCACCTAAGATGTTCTACGCTGTACCAGATTTCCATAACCCAACTGGTGTTTGCTGGACCTTAGAAACTCGTCAGAAGGTTGGTGCATTGTGTGAGCAATACAATGTTGTTCTGATTGAAGATGCACCGTACCGTGAACTTAGATTCTCAGGTCAAGCGATTCCATTGGTCTCTGATTTCTGTCCACAACACTCTATTGTGCTGCGCTCTTTCTCAAAGATCGCGTCTCCGGGTCTGCGAGTTGGTGTCGTAAGTGGTAAGAGTGAATATCTTGAGCCACTCATCAAGATCAAGCAAGGTGCTGACTTACACTCAAGTGTCCCTATGCAAGCGCTACTGCTAGGTCTACTGAAACACCAAGGCTTTGAACAGCACATTGGTACGGTTAGAGACTTGTACCAATCTCGCTATGAGAAGCTATTTGCTGAGCTGCAAAAGCAGCTACCAGCTGGCTGCGAAGTGAAGCCTGTTGAAGGTGGCATGTTCATTTGGGTGACGCTGCCATCCTGCGATACATTTGCATTGGCAAAAGCGTTACTAGGGAATGGCGTTGCGGTTGTGCCAAGCCCGGTATTCTATCCAAATGCAGATGAAGCCAAGCCTGCATTAAGACTTAACTACACTAATGCCTCGCCAGAGGAGCTAACGGTAGCAGTAGAGCGTCTTGCAAAAGGATTGAAAGCTTCCATCAGAGAGCCTGAATTGGAAAACGTATAA
- a CDS encoding AraC family transcriptional regulator, translating to MSKQHLFRINDVLYHIHKNISQSLHAKELADIAAYSEQHFHRVFKQVVGESVHQYIRRTRMEYAANQLMFDPHSSVLDIANKCGFHSVSSFSRAFKSTFSVSPGEWQKHEQQNIDKPYLKDPEIAAGYHRVAKKTLPEPKITEISDRLAAYVRHVGYSRTVKNAWRVLNAWASSEGRDTSHQYGLHHSNPALVELDNCRYVACIEIDKPIKVRGLVNQLIIPGGLHAVFRLTGVYGELLPQISKVHEQWLPDSGFKLGSTPAYVHYHRNHFLHEDEQFELDFYLPISFY from the coding sequence ATGAGCAAGCAGCACCTTTTTCGAATCAATGATGTGCTTTACCACATTCATAAAAACATCAGTCAATCATTACATGCCAAGGAATTAGCCGACATCGCTGCCTATTCTGAGCAGCATTTTCATCGCGTATTTAAACAAGTGGTCGGGGAATCTGTCCATCAATATATTCGTCGTACTCGTATGGAGTATGCTGCCAATCAGTTAATGTTTGACCCTCACTCATCGGTATTGGATATCGCCAACAAATGTGGCTTTCATTCTGTCTCTTCCTTCAGCCGCGCATTTAAATCCACTTTCAGTGTCTCACCAGGAGAATGGCAAAAGCACGAGCAACAAAATATCGATAAGCCCTACCTTAAAGATCCTGAAATCGCCGCAGGCTATCATCGCGTCGCAAAGAAAACTCTTCCCGAGCCTAAAATCACCGAAATCTCCGATCGCCTCGCTGCCTATGTTCGCCATGTGGGTTACAGCCGAACAGTAAAAAATGCTTGGCGAGTCTTAAATGCATGGGCAAGCAGCGAGGGACGTGACACATCACATCAATACGGTTTGCATCATTCAAACCCAGCGTTGGTTGAACTGGATAACTGTCGCTACGTAGCGTGTATCGAGATAGACAAACCGATCAAAGTGCGCGGCTTAGTTAATCAGTTGATCATTCCCGGTGGACTGCACGCGGTATTTCGCCTGACCGGCGTCTATGGAGAGTTGCTACCTCAAATCAGCAAAGTACATGAACAGTGGCTGCCTGACTCGGGCTTCAAGCTAGGTTCAACACCTGCCTATGTCCATTATCACAGAAACCATTTTCTGCATGAGGATGAGCAATTTGAACTGGATTTCTATCTTCCCATTAGCTTTTATTAA